From Solanum stenotomum isolate F172 chromosome 2, ASM1918654v1, whole genome shotgun sequence:
gaatgcgcggctacaacgaggccaaatgaagttgcatagataatatgtgaactctttgcatcttgttgtgatTAGTCATTTATCAAATCTAGTCACTTGTAATGACTGTTGCatactagcgaaagtgtggagtcttgtttgactttagtgtcaatgccttgtgtgatgagtttactttgaaccatgcatgatatattctagaattttccccgttggttcggtcaactaagtgatgctatctcttgatatgatcttaggcaacttctaagagtgtgagccaatttgacatatacctccttttgtgacctaccttgtgagtgtgtgaacctcttttgaacaccctttgagccctACCTTTCCttagaagaaacttgatgaaaccataatttttgtttatccactacctataatcctcttgaattgtagttagttgaatagccaacttagggcaaaatcctaagttgggggtgcgGTAAAATGAAAAGGGGAAGttaagaagtgcaaggaaagtctcctctcACCCATggatttaagaaaaatagaacccctccatataaaaaaaaaaaaagaaaaaaaagaatgaaaaagaaagttgtggaataaaggtgcaaaagaaatggggttcccaaacaatccatggaaagtgaataataggtgacttatgagcactagagagaatgatgaagaaaaaggaaaggaaatgttgtgagcaccacagtTCATGAGAATggaagtcactgagcctaaatgaccatacatttgcactcagccccattacaagccttaaaaagacctttttgatcttgagtgagctgaaacaaatgttgacaggaaaatacgggcaaacctatgggtgaaagcatgcaatGTGTTCTTCCTTGTGAGAgtgagtgttgcatctgattctgAAGCTTTTAACcgtgaaccattgtgtgaatatggaatcattctttctgtgagggcatttgaacactatagttgagcttgaacttgcatttgaagcaagtattgtgagcaacagactctttgatattggtgagtcacaacttgaatctttaagtgcacatttgatctttgcataagtaaattgaatcttgttgtgtgcattcatgatggAGTCTTTTGTAGCAGTGTTTGAGACACCTTTTTTGAAcagttgaacttgagtttgcttgagaagaagcaaaagtttaagttggggatgttgatgagtccacaaattggactcatttggggctatattttgatagaaattgtgtcctcaaatgcttattttatctctgATAAAAaaccttaagtttcaggtatttgaagtttgaaggaaagcatggacactacttctCACTTCACCTTTTCTTCCAGTGTattgagccctgaaggaaatgatcaagtcggcaaaaaaagggagcagtcggcgcatcaccGAAAAGTTTCACGAAGCAGCACTATGtcacccaatgacccagagcacgacgatggcGAGGGATGGTGCAAgatggcgatgaactacaccaaagggtgaatcgccaAGTTGATTGGCGAATCCGACTAATGCCACCGAACAATTCGCCGCaacacatatttttgaaaactataaatattgGTTGAGAGTTATAGCTTAGTATCCGACTTTTAATATCATCAGTTTTTAATAtagaacaattaatataattttagtacttattattttttctctgagtttgagagggttttgaagacttgaagaagaagagggtttcatctcttaggatttggacttgggtctcttggattcttcattcttggcatgtaacaagacttaaatctgcATACCCATTttaatgcaagctcatttaggtataaatttctatctcttgatgtgtggctaaaaatcccaattcttggggtgtgatttagcgaatatgagttaagattgttgttggatcttgcttgttgatagattagatgtagtttaatggtgattttgtCTAGTAGTTTTGGttgaatttaacaaatttgtagttgcaaatacaagtttatttatgtgttttcggcttgcttaagagagaggtcgcgaaaccaagactactagattaatggcctaaggagtgggccgacatgaggttcagctcgagagagtgaaccctagtcccatatcctaacacttagctcgagagagtgagtggggtaaggcgtaggctggtcttcatgcggcaagtgggtgtttgagaggaacccatttgaaacggggaaagtttctcgagagagaatttGTTCCCACGtatagcttagcctagtcactattactctataaattttctatcgaaagcatgtacccaacaatttagattaacccgtattccggtcacatcccaagaatcccctcaCATTCACAGATTTCTTTGTTACTTTTACTGATTTTGatatacttgtgacaaaacccccaaatcgatatttgacacttttgtggtcccctttaatttacaatatttttaatcgttaatgccTTTAGCTaggactagttagaactaaattttatttttctattaattctcgaaaccactcccttgggactcgaccccaacccttggttgggttattatactattgcacgatcatagacacttgcatcggaagttatGTCATTGATTACACAAACTTCAATAATTAACCGCAACAACAATGTACTTTCcaatgtgaactcacaaattgacccataaaatcaatgcccatacatcaaacaactctatcactaATATAGGGTTCATAGGAAGCTTTTGCCTCtttgaaggagatgagaaatgacttgtctggtattggttaaaaagttgatgcccatgcagtgtcaatcaagcatcttgagcagcagatgactcagttgtcaaCTACAGTAAATCCACGTCAACCtagcactcttcctagcaacaccatccagaatccaaagaatgatgggcattgtatggcagtcacTACTCAAGGGGTAaagcaaaccattgatccacctatgtcGTCTGGGTGGAAATTGAGAATAGTAAATATGATGATGTGGTCAAAGTAAGTGGAGAGTTCGAGAATGCAACAGAGAAAGAATCGAAAGTAACTCAAAAAGttgtccccatacctagacctccacctcccttcccgcagaggttagtgaagaagactgaagaaggCAAATATTGTAGGTTTATTAGCATGTTGAAGCATCTCTCCATCAATGTTCCATCGATAGAAGCTTTGGATCAAATGCATGGGtatgcaaaatttatgaaatatatggtgacaaagaagagGGCAGTGagcttcgaagatgatgacagATTGCAACATGGTAGTGTTATTGCTACAAGATCCCTTGTGCAGAAAAAAGAGGATCCTGGTGCCTTCACTATTCCATGTACCATCGGGTTGTTGcattttgctaaggcattgtgtgatcttggtgctagcattaaTCCGATGCCACTGTCTATTTACAAGACGTTGGGTCTAGGAGATCCAAAACCGACTGCGATGCGGCTTCTCATAgccgatagaactgtgaagaggcccattggtgtgctccatgatgtacTAATGAAAGTGGAGTCGTTCATCTTTCCAGCGAATTTTGTGATTCTAGATTATGAAGtcgattttgaggttcccatcattcttgggagaccattccttgccactAGGAGCGCCTTAGTTGATATGGAAAATGGGTAGATGAAGTTCAGATTGAACAATAAAGaggcaactttcaatatttgtaggtctaTGAAGCAGAGTAGTGAGCTCCAATCAGTATCTGCGATAACATATAGAGTTGAGAGTGGGTCTGAGGTGCAGATTAAAGAgagactaggtgttgaggcactagctgCGGTTATGATGAACTTTCagagtgatggtattgaagagtatgatgagttggtcgCCGCACTTGATAGGTGCGAATATCGTTCGAAACCAAAGAAGCtggagttagacatgaaaaatCATGAATCCCCACCCGCAAGATCGTTTGTTAAGGAGGcgccgaaattggagcttaaggctctaccatcacatttgCGGTACGTATTCTTGGGAAAAGATGATACTTTACCAGTTATAATTGCGGCATATTTGAATGGGCGACAAGTAGAGTGTTTAGTTtctgtgttaaagaggttcaaatGAGATactgggtggactattgcggacatTATTGGGATCCCTCCTGGTATCtattctcataaaatccaactcataccaaatcacaagcctagtattgagcaccagagaagattaaatttGCAtgtgcaagaggtagttaaaaagaaGATCATCAAGTAGTTGGATGCCGGAGTTatctatcccattgcagatagtagttgggtgtgtccTGTTCAATGTGTGTgcaagaaaggtgggattattgtggttcctaatgagagaaatgagcttgttcttATGCGTcccgtgactggatggagagtctgcatggactaccgGAAGCTAAATGGctggacagaaaaggaccattTCCTTATaccattcatggatcagatgttggatagacttgcaaaTAAGGGTTggttttgttttcttgatggttattcgggctacaatcaaatttctatagccgCCCtgaaagaccaagagaagaccaccttcacttgcccttatgggactttcgccttcaaacggatgtcatttgggttgtgcaatgctccagtgACCTTCCAGTGATGTATGATGTCAATATTCTCTTATATGGTGGAGGaaactattgaggtatttatggatgatttctctatggtaggtgactcttttgatcgatgTCTAGATCATTTGGCTGAGGTGCTTTAAAGGTGTGAAGACAACAATCTGGTGATAAATTGGGAAAAGtgtcactttatggtgaaagaagggatagttctAGGTCATCGAATTTCTGAGTAGGGCATtaaggttgatagagctaagtcgaggtaatagaaaagcttccaccacctatctctgtaaaagatgttagaagttttcttgggcatacaggcttctataggaggttcattaaggacttctctaaaatagcacatccattgtgcaaactgcttggaaaggagtataagtttgattttgatgatgcttgtctaagaggatttggagagttgaaggagaagttagttactacacctatcattatttcaccggattggggacaaccgtttgaggtaatgtgtgatgcaagtggagtggcgcttggtgtagtattagggcagaggagagagaaaattcttcatcctatttactatgctagcaaagctctaaatgtggcccagaagaattatactgtgactgaaCAAGTTCCGACCgaattggggacaaccgttgtagttgccatagttccgaccttggtttccttgaccttggcgccaattatctGTATTGGAACCCTGGGCGTTtcgtcggaaaccccccgtctgatcattaaccgcataagtatcctcttcatagtaacactcctcaaccgATGGTGAATTCCTAGTCAAAtaattcacagcatttaccttctccgcacctccgctcacatgctttaATACCAATCCTAGttcggtcctcatctgagccatctcctcattAATCTCATCTGCAGACTGATTATTTGTAGCTTGAACGGCAAATGTATTCCTCCCAGTATCCGACCTTCTAGTGCTCGAAGCTTTATTGTTTCGAGAGATCTTCTCTAGTTTCTCCGCAATCTACTCAAAAGTgactcaccatatgaacctccaacgatagtatcaagcactgATTTACTGTTGTCATCTTGACCTCGGTAGAAATACTCCTttagcgactcatcatcaatacggtgattcggAACACCCCTTATGAAAGTAGTGAACATGTCCCAAGAACTACTCACcgactctccaggtagtgctaCAAAATTGTAgagtttatctttgtggttCAACTTCTTAGATACTGGAAAGAATCTTGCTAGGAACACATCAGTCAGTTGTTCCCATGtgtagattgagttataagaaAGCTCATTAAACCACACAGCAGCATCATaggtcaatgatagagggaatactcgcaatccaatgacatccatgtccAAGTCCGGTTGACCCACACAACTTTTACAAACACTCATtatgtgagcatgtgggtcTTCCGATGCCAAACCAACAAACAAGCCCATCGTTGTAAGCATCTGCACCAAActgctagtcaccacaaatgtatgccccGGAGGTAGAGGGGTTAGGACAAGAGGTCCTTCAGATTCAGCAGCATTAAAGTTGACCCTATAGTTATCACGCAGTCTTGGTGGATCTTGTACCCTCACTGCATCTCTCAGTAAATTGTCAACTTGAACCTGATTATTCTCATCACCAACCCTTGGAGGCTGCAAGGCAACACCATCATCTAACTCTCCTCTAATAGGATTAATTGGAATtccttgattattcattctccgcaaagttctgttcagttctggatcgtaaggagtaagtggttcaccttaGCTCCGTGTATTTGGCACACACTAGAATAGGAACCTGAGAGAAACAAAAAcgaaagaaaaagtaaaattaggaaatatttgactaaatttCAACAATGTAGTTAAatttaatctaaaagccaaattccccGGCAGCAGCGttaaaatttgatacgctcaaattacacctccctaaagaagcataagcgatcgttatcaagtaaagaacccaacttgtaggttggagtcgatcccacgaggaatatggtatagacttaactttaaccaacgattatattcatttagtcaatgtattttcaaaaacaagtaataaaaggggggtggatttgtgaaacaaattcagGAAATTATGTAAGTAATCAATGAGCAAGAGtcaaactttagttgttatcaagatgagaaagtaactagggtatatgtgttccctaTAAGCTCATACcgcggtaatcctagtaatagc
This genomic window contains:
- the LOC125855851 gene encoding uncharacterized protein LOC125855851 — encoded protein: MVTKKRAVSFEDDDRLQHGSVIATRSLVQKKEDPGAFTIPCTIGLLHFAKALCDLGASINPMPLSIYKTLGLGDPKPTAMRLLIADRTVKRPIGVLHDVLMKVESFIFPANFVILDYEVDFEVPIILGRPFLATRSALVDMENGSMKQSSELQSVSAITYRVESGSEVQIKERLGVEALAAVMMNFQSDGIEEYDELVAALDRCEYRSKPKKLELDMKNHESPPARSFVKEAPKLELKALPSHLRYVFLGKDDTLPVIIAAYLNGRQVECLVSVLKRFK